In the genome of Paramisgurnus dabryanus chromosome 18, PD_genome_1.1, whole genome shotgun sequence, one region contains:
- the LOC135721816 gene encoding proteinase-activated receptor 1-like: MNNPSSKRKQKNKNTTHPCNSTDLGADKSIKTTQKVITYSISEKAVHFLKGLLVTRVMPSFYILLFLISLPLNALALVTFTCKIKEKKPAVIYMSNLACVDLLFTLLLPLKIHYHLNGSDWVFGEVACRVLSAAFYCYMYCSILLMMCMSVDRLLAVVFPVASLTWRTTRNSAYVCALVWFLAIAGTVPLLSITQTFDIKHVGMTCHDALRHEDPADQTYMNLFSILSCLYFFLPLVITLACYSTIIYALRVKSGRLASSTSDKRIRAVIMTIATMIEFVVCFAASNAILLYHCVVLITGGISGEGNASYMAYMLAVCAGSSSVFLDPLLYYYGSSQCRQQIRSVFWWKKN, encoded by the coding sequence ATGAACAACCCCTCAtctaaaagaaaacaaaaaaacaaaaacactacACATCCGTGTAATAGCACTGATCTGGGTGCAGATAAATCAATCAAAACTACACAGAAGGTGATCACATACTCAATCTCAGAGAAAGCTGTGCATTTCCTCAAAGGCCTGCTGGTCACACGTGTCATGCCCTCTTTCTAcatcctcctcttcctcattaGTTTGCCATTAAACGCATTGGCCCTGGTGACGTTCACCTGTAAGATTAAAGAAAAGAAACCGGCTGTGATCTACATGTCAAACCTGGCGTGTGTGGATCTGCTCTTCACCCTGCTGCTTCCTCTGAAGATCCACTATCATCTGAACGGATCTGATTGGGTGTTTGGTGAGGTGGCGTGTCGTGTGCTAAGCGCTGCTTTCTACTGCTACATGTACTGCTCCATACTGCTGATGATGTGCATGAGTGTGGACAGACTGCTGGCTGTGGTTTTCCCCGTCGCCTCTCTGACCTGGCGGACAACGAGGAATTCTGCTTACGTTTGTGCGCTGGTCTGGTTTCTGGCCATCGCTGGCACGGTCCCACTTCTCTCTATAACGCAAACGTTCGACATTAAGCATGTGGGCATGACCTGCCACGATGCATTGCGTCACGAAGACCCAGCAGATCAGACGTACATGAACCTGTTCTCCATTCTGTCCTGTCTTTACTTCTTCCTGCCGCTGGTCATCACTTTGGCGTGTTACTCTACTATTATATATGCACTTAGAGTCAAATCTGGTCGTTTAGCATCATCAACCTCAGATAAACGAATTAGAGCCGTGATTATGACTATTGCCACAATGATAGAGTTTGTGGTTTGCTTTGCAGCAAGTAATGCTATCCTGTTGTATCACTGTGTTGTTTTGATCACAGGAGGCATCAGCGGTGAGGGAAACGCATCATATATGGCTTACATGTTAGCTGTGTGTGCAGGGAGCTCAAGTGTTTTTCTGGATCCTCTGCTGTATTACTATGGGTCGTCTCAGTGCAGACAGCAGATCAGATCTGTGTTTTGgtggaaaaaaaactaa